A part of Candidatus Afararchaeum irisae genomic DNA contains:
- a CDS encoding winged helix-turn-helix domain-containing protein, with protein sequence MDADRHEEVIDAVHNDHAREILVRASEEPVSASRLIEEMNASKPTVYRQLDDLKDLGLVRSHKKPDPDGHHRDVYVTAVEEVRIRIESGEYSVDVEKRPTDAVDRFTELVEDLS encoded by the coding sequence ATGGACGCCGACAGACACGAAGAGGTGATAGATGCCGTCCACAACGACCACGCGCGTGAGATTCTCGTCCGCGCCTCCGAGGAGCCCGTGTCGGCGTCACGTCTCATCGAGGAGATGAACGCCTCGAAGCCGACCGTCTACCGACAGCTCGACGACCTCAAGGATCTGGGTCTGGTCAGGTCACACAAAAAGCCCGATCCCGACGGACACCACCGTGACGTCTATGTCACAGCCGTCGAGGAAGTCCGTATACGTATAGAGTCGGGAGAGTACTCTGTCGACGTCGAGAAACGTCCGACGGACGCCGTCGACAGGTTCACAGAGCTAGTGGAGGATCTGTCATGA
- a CDS encoding FAD-binding protein, translating into MSKKENADVVVVGGGTGGCYAAAAVAREGLDVVLIERKTEDEAGHIACGDALKGSDAFPDAIPIERVEESFTNTGVDHGRFEFPDGDSLDIPIPGELAVIDRWEYGNILLEEADKAGVDIHYETVVNGVIQDDDGKVEGVRAKHDGEVVEY; encoded by the coding sequence ATGAGCAAGAAGGAAAACGCCGACGTAGTAGTCGTGGGCGGCGGCACGGGCGGATGTTACGCCGCCGCGGCGGTCGCACGTGAGGGTCTCGACGTCGTCCTAATCGAGAGAAAGACTGAGGACGAGGCGGGACACATAGCGTGTGGCGACGCCCTCAAGGGCTCCGACGCCTTCCCCGATGCTATACCCATAGAAAGGGTCGAGGAGTCGTTTACTAACACGGGAGTTGACCACGGCAGGTTCGAGTTCCCCGACGGCGATAGCCTCGACATTCCGATCCCCGGAGAGCTCGCCGTCATAGACAGATGGGAGTACGGTAATATTCTTCTCGAAGAAGCAGACAAAGCGGGAGTTGACATACATTACGAGACAGTTGTCAACGGAGTGATACAGGACGACGACGGCAAGGTCGAGGGCGTCAGAGCCAAACACGACGGCGAGGTAGTCGAGTAC
- a CDS encoding recombinase RecJ, which yields MDESLIEDAPIEERSLLPKPGFFVPDSVREKRKEEKIRDGLSEHSTVMIVDGDPDGLAAVAVAETVFDDLGYVYTSPNDLDETLERAVDYVEDNATVYVVDLALDSLEEIDDEYKTLEVLTEVADIYWYDHHEWDDETVSALRGFGVDVVIGDSDEVCSADVVLSELENEGYVFGDWVYELVDVTRDHDLWIKEDPRSDDLADLGVYLSPDDYLEVIRDGPEIGDEEEDLLKEKREEKEKLIDLAVERAEFEEVGEVSVALTYGRCSQNEVSESLRQEGADAAAVIKPSGGVSLRGSDGFERCHKVAKLLGGGGHPRAAGCKPDIFDTMFDYLRHWTQEGDESKSEILGAFEEVVSDSVTHG from the coding sequence ATGGACGAGTCACTCATAGAAGACGCGCCGATAGAGGAGAGGTCGCTTCTTCCGAAGCCGGGCTTCTTCGTCCCCGACTCTGTACGTGAGAAGAGGAAGGAGGAGAAGATACGTGACGGTCTCTCCGAACACTCGACTGTGATGATAGTCGACGGCGACCCCGACGGTCTCGCGGCGGTCGCTGTCGCCGAGACGGTCTTCGACGACCTCGGCTATGTCTATACCTCGCCCAACGACCTCGACGAGACACTCGAAAGAGCCGTCGACTACGTCGAGGACAACGCCACGGTCTACGTCGTGGATCTCGCGCTTGACTCTCTCGAAGAGATCGACGACGAGTACAAGACATTAGAGGTTCTGACGGAGGTCGCCGACATCTACTGGTACGACCACCACGAGTGGGACGACGAGACCGTCTCGGCTCTCAGAGGCTTCGGAGTCGACGTAGTAATCGGAGACAGCGACGAGGTCTGTTCGGCGGACGTCGTCCTCAGCGAACTTGAAAATGAGGGGTATGTCTTCGGCGACTGGGTCTACGAACTCGTCGACGTCACCCGCGACCACGATCTCTGGATAAAGGAAGATCCCCGATCGGACGACTTAGCCGACTTAGGTGTCTATCTCTCGCCCGACGACTACCTCGAAGTCATACGTGACGGTCCCGAGATAGGCGACGAAGAGGAGGATCTTCTGAAGGAGAAACGAGAGGAGAAGGAGAAACTCATAGACCTCGCAGTCGAGAGGGCTGAGTTCGAAGAAGTCGGAGAGGTCTCGGTCGCACTGACTTATGGGAGATGCTCACAGAACGAGGTCTCGGAGAGCCTAAGGCAGGAGGGAGCCGACGCTGCAGCCGTCATAAAGCCGTCGGGCGGCGTCTCTCTCAGGGGAAGCGACGGCTTCGAGAGATGCCACAAGGTCGCGAAGCTCCTGGGTGGCGGCGGTCATCCTCGCGCAGCAGGCTGTAAGCCCGACATATTCGACACGATGTTCGACTACCTCAGACACTGGACACAGGAGGGCGACGAGTCGAAGTCGGAGATACTGGGTGCTTTCGAGGAGGTCGTCTCGGACTCCGTGACACACGGCTGA
- a CDS encoding 2Fe-2S iron-sulfur cluster binding domain-containing protein has protein sequence MDTETAEAESKSTYTVRFTDGEEVEVSDGQTILNACIEDGVNHEYSCRVGMCLACVGEIVEGDVKQPGARGLSDEEREDYVLTCMARPDSDMVIDRGEYPPSIEDGDEDE, from the coding sequence ATGGACACGGAGACTGCCGAAGCCGAGTCTAAGTCTACGTATACTGTCAGATTCACCGATGGAGAGGAGGTCGAGGTCTCGGACGGACAGACTATACTCAACGCGTGTATAGAGGACGGTGTCAACCACGAGTACTCGTGCCGTGTAGGGATGTGTCTCGCGTGTGTCGGCGAGATAGTCGAGGGCGATGTCAAACAGCCCGGAGCGAGGGGGTTGAGCGACGAGGAGCGTGAGGACTACGTACTGACGTGTATGGCACGTCCCGACTCCGACATGGTAATAGACCGCGGCGAGTACCCTCCGTCGATAGAGGACGGGGACGAGGACGAGTAG